The Bradyrhizobium barranii subsp. barranii genome segment GCCTGGCCGGTGTGGCGGATCGTCTGTCCGCCGGCTTCCGGCGCGGCGCTCGGGACCCAGCTGGCGCGCGAGACCGGCGGCGACATCATCTACGATTGGGGCGGCGGCCTGATCTGGGCCGCACTGCCGCCGAAGGCCGATGCGCATGCCCCGGCCGTGCGCCAGCGCGCGGATGCGGTCGGCGGGCACGCCACGCTGATCCGGGCGGCCGAGGACGTCAGGCGCGGTGTGGACGTATTCCATCCGCAGGCGCCCGGCGTCGCCGCGCTGAGCGATCGGGTCCGCGCCAGTTTCGATCCGAAAACCATTCTCAACCGGGGGCGGCTGACGCGGGGCGCTGCGGCATGAAGACCGAATTCTCACTGGCGCAGCTCGCCGACCCCGACATCGCGGAAGCCGACAAGATCCTGCGCGCCTGCGTCCATTGCGGCTTCTGCACTGCAACCTGTCCGACCTATGTGCTGCTCGGCGACGAGCTCGATAGCCCGCGCGGCCGCATCTACCTGATCAAGGAGATGCTGGAGAAGGACCAGGCCCCGACGGCCGAGGTGGTCAAGCATATCGATCGCTGCCTGTCGTGTCTGTCCTGCATGACGACCTGCCCCTCAGGGGTGAACTACATGCACCTCGTCGACCAGGCCCGGGTCAGGATCGAGCAACGCTACCAGCGGCCGCTGACCGAGCGGCTGTTGCGCCAGGTGCTGGCCTTTGTCCTGCCGAATCCGCAGCTCTTCCGCACCAGCATGTGGCTGGCGCGGCTCGCCCGTCCGCTTGCCGTATTCCTGCCGACGCCGCGGCCGTCGGCGACGCCCGGCCTGATCCAGCGCCTCAAGGCGATGCTGGCGCTGGCGCCGAACCGTCTGCCGTCGCCGGGCCCGCTCCCCGGCAGCGTGTTCGCGTCACTCGGCAAGAAGCGCGGCCGGGTCGCGCTGCTGCAGGGCTGTGCCCAGCAGGTGCTGGCGCCGCGCATCAACCAGGCCGCCATCAGCCTCCTCACCCGCCACGGCATTGAGGTTGTCCTGGTCCGGGACGAGCAGTGCTGCGGCGCGCTGACCCATCATCTGGGCAACGACCAGGATGCGTTGGCGCGGGCCCGCGCCAACGTCGCGGCGTGGCGAAAGGAAGCGGCCGGCGAGGGGCTCGACGCCATCCTGGTAACGGCCTCCGGCTGCGGCACGGTGATCAAGGACTACGGCTACCTGCTGCGCGAGGACACGGCGTTCGCGGCCGATGCGGCGCAGGTGTCCACGCTCGCCAAGGACATCACCGAATTCGTCGCCGGCCTCGAGCTCGCGACCACTACGCGACAGGACAACATCGTCGTCGCCTATCACTCCGCGTGTTCGTTGCAGCACGGCCAGAAAATCACGGGCCTTCCGAAAGAATTGCTTTCCAAGAATGGATTCGTGGTGAAAGATGTGCCGGAGAGCCATTTGTGTTGCGGCTCGGCGGGGACCTACAACAT includes the following:
- the glcF gene encoding glycolate oxidase subunit GlcF: MKTEFSLAQLADPDIAEADKILRACVHCGFCTATCPTYVLLGDELDSPRGRIYLIKEMLEKDQAPTAEVVKHIDRCLSCLSCMTTCPSGVNYMHLVDQARVRIEQRYQRPLTERLLRQVLAFVLPNPQLFRTSMWLARLARPLAVFLPTPRPSATPGLIQRLKAMLALAPNRLPSPGPLPGSVFASLGKKRGRVALLQGCAQQVLAPRINQAAISLLTRHGIEVVLVRDEQCCGALTHHLGNDQDALARARANVAAWRKEAAGEGLDAILVTASGCGTVIKDYGYLLREDTAFAADAAQVSTLAKDITEFVAGLELATTTRQDNIVVAYHSACSLQHGQKITGLPKELLSKNGFVVKDVPESHLCCGSAGTYNILQPELAGRLRDRKVANIASVKPDMIAAGNIGCMVQIASGTSVPVVHTIELLDWATGGSRPALNASS